The DNA region GGGAACGCCATTCGGTCGCGCCGCGTTGTTCAACTGGAGTCGCCCATCAGGAGGCAACGATGATCGACAAGGAGCGCATGGCTCACGAAGCGAACACAGTGCGGCGGGAACTGACGAAAGAGACCGGAAAGCGCTGGCGTAGCATGCAAATGCAGCCCAAGCGGCGTGATGAGATCGCGGAATCCGTCGCACACAAGTTGCAGGATACACCGCGCGACATCCGCGACGCCGATCGCGGCCCGTGATCCCATGTCTTGGCTGAGACCGACTCTTGGCCGGGCACCCTGCGTCGATCGCGGGCGGCTGGCGCGCGTCGGCGGCAACCCTTCAGCTCGCCGGGCGTCTATACGGAAAGGTCCAGGTTTCGGTGAGTGGGCGCTTGCGCGCCCTCAGATAGGCGCGGACTTCGCCCGATTGCCCCGCCTCGAGCGCCACGTCGACCGTCGCCCGAAATCCTTTGATGGCCGGGTTGACGGTCAGCGAAGTGCGGGTCACCCGTCCCGCCGACACCGAGGCCACGACCTCGACCATCTCTTGCGCCTTGAGATAATAGGGAAGATCGCCGCCCGCGAAATCGATGAGAAAGCGCCGCTTGCCGGGATCGTCGGGCTCCGGAGCCCCGCTGGCCTTCGGCGGCATCTGGAAGGTCGCCTGGACCTGGCCGACCGCAAGCAGCGCGCCTGCATCGAGCTTCGCGTAGATGCGGTAGCCATAGGCGAGGCTCTGGGCGGGCTCGAGCCCGGATTTGGGCCGCCACGCCGCCACGATGTTGTCGGCGTACTCGTTTTGCGTCGCGATCTCGGTCAGTTCCAGCGCGCCTTCGCCCCAGGGCGCCAGGGGCTCGACCCAATAGCTGGGACGGCGCTCGTAATGCACCTCGATGTCCTGGTAATGCTCATAAGCGCGGTCGCGCTGCAGCAGTCCGAAGCCCCCTATATCCTTGTCGACGAAGGTCGAGGTCGTGGTCTCGGCCGGGTTGCGCAAGGGGCGCCATATCCATTCGCCCGATCCCGCCCGCATCAGCAGGCCGTCCGAATCATGCACTTCGCGCCGGTAATTGTCGGGGACGCGGCGGTCATTCTCGGCCGTCAGGAACATCGACGTCAGCGGCGCGAGCCCGAGATTGTCGATGCGGCGGCGCGCGAACAAGGTCACTTGCGTCTCGATCATCGTCTCGATGCCCGGATAGATCGCGAAGCGATAGGCGCCGGTGACCGATTCCCCGTCGAGCAGGGCGTGGATGATCACCATGTCGGCGTCGGCAGCTGGCTCCTCGATCCAAAATTCGCGAAAGAAAGGGAACTCTTCCTTGCGGCCGACGCCGGCATTCACCGCGAGGCCGCGCGCCGACAGGCCATAGAGCTGATCGCGCCCCAGGAAGCGGAAATAGCTGGCGCCGAGAAAGGCGATGAGCTCGTCCATCAGCTTCGGTTGGTTGAGCGGGTAGTGCAGGCGCAATCCCCCGAAACCCGTATTCGCCGGCAGCGGCTTCTCGGCCACGGTGCGGCCGAAATCGAAGAGGTCCTGCGAATAGGCAATCGGCGCAGGCGCGCCGTTGCGCATGATGTTCACCGTGACGGCGCGCTTGAAGTTGAAGCCGAGATGGAAGAGCTGCAGCCGGAACAGACCGCCCGGCGACTGGAAAAACGCTTTCTCCG from Rhizobiales bacterium GAS188 includes:
- a CDS encoding glucans biosynthesis protein, with amino-acid sequence MNRAMTRRGMVLSGLGLAAAPGAIADLAPASILASGPLLTSGSFEAAFAQTPAGGPAPPRRFGYDEVVARAKEIASVPFDSTPAQLPGWLADLDYDGWRDLRFRPEKAFFQSPGGLFRLQLFHLGFNFKRAVTVNIMRNGAPAPIAYSQDLFDFGRTVAEKPLPANTGFGGLRLHYPLNQPKLMDELIAFLGASYFRFLGRDQLYGLSARGLAVNAGVGRKEEFPFFREFWIEEPAADADMVIIHALLDGESVTGAYRFAIYPGIETMIETQVTLFARRRIDNLGLAPLTSMFLTAENDRRVPDNYRREVHDSDGLLMRAGSGEWIWRPLRNPAETTTSTFVDKDIGGFGLLQRDRAYEHYQDIEVHYERRPSYWVEPLAPWGEGALELTEIATQNEYADNIVAAWRPKSGLEPAQSLAYGYRIYAKLDAGALLAVGQVQATFQMPPKASGAPEPDDPGKRRFLIDFAGGDLPYYLKAQEMVEVVASVSAGRVTRTSLTVNPAIKGFRATVDVALEAGQSGEVRAYLRARKRPLTETWTFPYRRPAS